From the genome of Halomonas sp. LR3S48:
ACACCGCCGAGTTGAGCGCGGCGAAGTAGTTATCGGCCACAGGCACCACCGTGCCCAGGTACTGCTTGATCAGTTCCGGATAATCGCGAATCGCCTCGGAGATCGAGCAGAAGATCACCCCCGCCTCGTGCAGCTTTTCCTTGAAGGTGGTGGCCACCGAAACGGAGTCGAACACCGCATCCACTGCCACACCGGCCAGGGCGGCACGCTCATGCAGCGGGATACCCAGCTTCTCGTAGGTCTCGAGCAGCTTGGGGTCGACCTCGTCGAGGCTCTGGGGACGGTCTTCGGGGCGCTTGGGCGCGCTGTAGTAGGAGATCGCCTGGTAGTCGATGGGCGGATAATCCAGGTGCGCCCAGGACGGCGGCGTCATCTTGAGCCATTGATGGTAGGCCTTGATTCGCCACTCGAGCATCCACTCGGGCTCGCCCTTCTTGTTGGAAATGAAGGCGATGACGCTCTCGTCGAGCCCCGGCGGCACCGTCTCGCTCTCGATGTCCGTCACGAAACCTTCTTTGTATTCGCGGCGGACCAGCTGTTCCATTTCCTGTGTTGCCATGGTCTCTCCCCTCCCGGGCGGTTGGGCCGGCGAGCAAGCTCGCCTCGGGTATTGAATCCGGTTCGGTGGCTCAGGCCGTATCGACGGCCAGGGTCACGCTCTGTATGGGTAGCTGCACCGGCAGCTTGATCGGCGCGGTATCGGCCAGGTGGGCCAGGGTCACGCTGTCGAGCAGAGTGCGAACGGCCAGCGACACACGCTGCCAGTTGTCGGAAACGCCACAAGTCGCCAGCAGGTCGCAGTCACCCTCGGCGTGGCTGCACTCCGTCATCGCCACCGGGCCCTCGATGGCCGTGATGATGTCGATAGCGGTGATGCGCGATGCAGGCCGTGCCAGGGAGTAGCCACCCTGGGCACCACGACGCGACTCAAGCAGCCCTGCCCTGACCAGCATCTTCAAGGTCTTGCTGACCGTAGGGTGGGGCAGCTGCACGGTCTCGGCCAGCTCTGCCGCCGCATGGGAATGCTCGGGATGCCGGGCGATCTGCGCCAGGATCACGGCGGCGTAGTCTGTCAGCCGGGAAAGCTTCAGCATGCCTGACTCCTGAATGTCACGAATACGCGGCGGAGGCCTGCACTCCATTTGGGACCATTTTAGTCCTGTATGGATTCGATGTGAAGTCCCCTCCGTGGCTAGTGGGGCTGATGTGCCAAGATGGCGGCACGTTCGGCGCCGTTAACACCAATAACGCCAATCATTCTCATTCATTTATTTTGCTGCGGGCACTCTCGGTCACCTCCACTTCAAGCTGCGACGGACTGATGTCCACCTCCTCCACGAGCCGGTTGAGCTCTTCCAGCAAGTCGTCTCAACGCTTCGCAGCGCACGGTTGCCGGCGCCTCTCCCTGCAACGAGCGACCCGCCGCAGGCTCGTATCGGCTTGAGAACTGGCGAGTACGGGCCGTATTCGCCAGACTTGCAG
Proteins encoded in this window:
- a CDS encoding SUF system Fe-S cluster assembly regulator translates to MLKLSRLTDYAAVILAQIARHPEHSHAAAELAETVQLPHPTVSKTLKMLVRAGLLESRRGAQGGYSLARPASRITAIDIITAIEGPVAMTECSHAEGDCDLLATCGVSDNWQRVSLAVRTLLDSVTLAHLADTAPIKLPVQLPIQSVTLAVDTA